One window of Fundidesulfovibrio soli genomic DNA carries:
- a CDS encoding cbb3-type cytochrome c oxidase subunit I gives MTALYDKNQRATLAFLLAGAVWFVVGTLYGLASAIDLVAPETFNNIPWLVFGRARAVHTNTVIFGFSANILIGCGLYYAHTLLKPRQWPVKLVWGAFILWNLAVLSGPFTFSFGISQGREYAEYIWLADVSIMLSMLLITAILAVAVRSREEETLYVSVWYFVGTFLWMLGVYSIGNVMWRPETGAMPGMVDSVLLWFYGHNLVGLLVTPLAVGLAYYVIPRVTQTKLYSYTLSQIGFWTLVLFYTHIGSHHILQTPIPNWLKVASVAHSGAMAIPVLTVLVNLWVTARGAGGRLLRDPAGRLVLAGTIWYLVTSVQGVVQSFPSVQRVTHLGNFNIGHAHIAVLGFGGYIALGGLWHILPYVARRRLWSRRLVNLQFGLVTLGLTGFLAVLTIAGLIQGQAWQNGEVVYRVLPEIFPYMALRAAFGLSIIAGAIIGLVNVWMTLRRGEPFDPAVEPRGLLP, from the coding sequence ATGACTGCCCTTTACGACAAAAACCAACGCGCCACCCTGGCCTTTCTGCTGGCCGGGGCCGTCTGGTTCGTGGTCGGCACCCTGTACGGCCTGGCTTCCGCCATCGACCTGGTCGCGCCGGAGACCTTCAACAACATCCCCTGGCTGGTCTTCGGCCGGGCCAGGGCCGTGCACACCAACACCGTGATCTTCGGCTTTTCGGCCAACATCCTCATCGGCTGCGGCCTGTATTACGCGCACACCCTGCTAAAGCCCCGGCAGTGGCCCGTGAAACTGGTCTGGGGCGCGTTCATCCTGTGGAACTTGGCCGTGCTCTCGGGTCCGTTCACGTTCTCCTTCGGCATCAGCCAGGGCCGGGAATACGCGGAGTACATCTGGCTGGCCGACGTCTCCATCATGCTCTCCATGCTTCTGATCACCGCTATTCTGGCCGTGGCCGTGCGAAGCCGGGAGGAGGAGACCCTCTACGTCTCCGTTTGGTATTTCGTGGGCACATTCCTGTGGATGCTCGGGGTCTACTCCATCGGCAACGTCATGTGGCGCCCCGAAACCGGGGCCATGCCGGGCATGGTGGATTCCGTGCTCCTGTGGTTCTACGGGCACAACCTGGTCGGGCTCCTGGTGACGCCCCTTGCCGTGGGGCTGGCCTACTACGTCATACCCCGGGTGACGCAGACGAAGCTCTACTCCTACACACTCTCCCAGATCGGCTTCTGGACGCTCGTGCTCTTCTACACCCACATCGGCAGCCACCACATTCTCCAGACCCCGATTCCCAACTGGCTCAAGGTGGCCTCGGTGGCTCACTCCGGCGCGATGGCCATTCCCGTCCTGACCGTGCTGGTCAACCTGTGGGTTACGGCCCGGGGAGCCGGGGGAAGGCTGCTCCGCGACCCCGCGGGCCGCCTCGTCCTGGCGGGCACCATCTGGTATCTGGTCACCTCCGTTCAGGGCGTGGTCCAGTCGTTCCCGTCCGTGCAGAGGGTGACCCATCTCGGCAACTTCAACATAGGCCACGCCCACATCGCCGTGCTCGGTTTCGGCGGATACATCGCCCTGGGCGGCCTGTGGCACATCCTGCCTTACGTCGCCCGCCGCCGACTCTGGTCGCGGCGGCTGGTCAACCTCCAGTTCGGCCTGGTGACGCTCGGCCTGACCGGGTTCCTGGCGGTGCTGACCATCGCCGGGCTCATCCAGGGGCAGGCCTGGCAGAACGGCGAGGTCGTCTACCGGGTGCTGCCCGAAATATTCCCCTACATGGCGCTGCGGGCCGCCTTCGGGCTCTCCATCATCGCCGGGGCCATCATCGGCCTGGTCAACGTCTGGATGACCCTGCGCCGGGGCGAACCCTTCGACCCCGCCGTGGAACCCCGGGGGCTCCTGCCATGA
- a CDS encoding transaldolase family protein — protein MRPDGLKTRIFLDSGDPAETRQILDLIGFLDGQTTNPSLIAKNPEAKERKAKGRPFDPKEVWAFYRSVVGEISGLIPEGSVSIEVYADAATGTERMLEQVRECSTWIPNAHIKLPTNAPGLLAAKQATAAGHRVNMTLCFSQSQAAAVYAATRGAAQGQVFVSPFIGRLDDRGENGMDLIANILRMFKAGDGHVQVLTASVRTLDHFLCALALQSDIITAPFSLIRAWGQAGMPIPGKDFVYDSKKLAPIPYREISLKESLESYDTVHDLTDAGMAKFSADWNALMGQ, from the coding sequence ATGCGACCGGACGGACTCAAGACGCGCATTTTTCTCGACAGCGGCGACCCGGCCGAGACTAGGCAGATCCTGGACCTGATCGGCTTTCTGGACGGGCAGACCACCAACCCCTCCCTGATCGCCAAGAACCCTGAAGCCAAGGAGCGCAAGGCCAAGGGCCGCCCCTTCGATCCGAAGGAAGTCTGGGCTTTCTATCGTTCCGTGGTGGGCGAAATATCAGGGCTCATCCCCGAAGGCTCGGTGTCCATCGAGGTGTACGCCGATGCCGCCACAGGCACCGAACGCATGCTGGAGCAGGTCCGGGAGTGCTCAACCTGGATACCCAACGCCCACATCAAGCTGCCAACCAACGCGCCCGGGCTCCTGGCAGCGAAGCAGGCCACGGCGGCGGGCCACAGGGTGAACATGACCCTGTGCTTCAGTCAGTCTCAGGCCGCTGCCGTCTATGCGGCAACGCGCGGGGCCGCCCAGGGCCAAGTGTTCGTGTCGCCCTTCATAGGCCGCCTGGACGACAGGGGGGAAAACGGCATGGACCTCATCGCCAACATCTTGCGCATGTTCAAGGCGGGCGACGGCCACGTGCAGGTGCTCACCGCCAGCGTACGCACGCTGGACCATTTCCTGTGCGCCCTGGCCCTGCAATCGGACATCATCACCGCGCCCTTCTCCCTGATACGGGCCTGGGGGCAGGCGGGCATGCCCATACCCGGTAAGGACTTCGTCTATGACTCCAAGAAGCTGGCCCCGATCCCCTACCGCGAGATCAGCCTGAAAGAGTCCCTCGAGTCCTACGACACGGTCCACGACCTGACCGATGCGGGCATGGCCAAGTTCTCGGCGGATTGGAACGCCCTCATGGGCCAATGA
- a CDS encoding c-type cytochrome codes for MNRALLVRMCLIPLVAGLAAYLYFLMTGPDMAVQQALQSYDARMPDLPQGSVPANSGLFFPSERQGGKAVLPNHARGKFAYDAYCVFCHGILGDGEGPVGQSYVPAPGDLRTDRIRGMDDQALLKAMLTGAGHDPVLHRVVPPDDRPSLLLYVRSLIQARQAGQAGQARRIPEPKSD; via the coding sequence ATGAATAGGGCCCTTCTCGTGCGGATGTGTCTCATCCCACTGGTGGCGGGCCTCGCGGCCTACCTCTACTTCCTCATGACCGGGCCGGACATGGCCGTGCAACAGGCCTTGCAATCCTACGATGCGCGAATGCCGGACCTGCCCCAAGGCTCGGTGCCCGCCAATTCCGGGCTGTTTTTCCCCTCCGAGCGCCAAGGAGGGAAGGCCGTGTTGCCGAACCACGCCCGGGGGAAGTTCGCGTATGACGCCTACTGTGTCTTCTGCCACGGAATTCTGGGCGACGGCGAAGGGCCGGTCGGCCAGAGCTATGTTCCGGCTCCCGGCGACCTGCGCACGGACAGGATCCGAGGCATGGACGACCAGGCTCTCCTGAAGGCGATGCTCACCGGCGCCGGACACGATCCTGTTCTCCACCGTGTGGTGCCGCCGGACGACAGGCCATCGCTGCTGTTGTATGTCCGGTCTCTTATCCAGGCGCGGCAGGCGGGCCAAGCGGGCCAGGCGAGACGGATACCGGAGCCAAAATCGGATTGA
- a CDS encoding quinol:electron acceptor oxidoreductase subunit ActD: MSGLTLRDVNRDTLEASRAPKRRSYWLALALTAASFIGLLASLLYQAKTGMGVTGLKEPVNWGLYIGNFVFWVGIAHSGTLISAILFLLRARWRDSVSRSAEAMTVFAVMTAGLFPLIHLGRIWRFYYIIPYPSQRQLWPNFVSPLIWDELAVGTYLIVSTIFFAVGLIPDVAAARDWSEEHRGPLHWKTRLFSAMALGWSGAASQWRHYERSYLFFAALATPLVVSVHSVVSWDFAMGILTGWHTTIYAPYFVSGAVHSGLAMVLLLVIPMRRILKLERLVQDKHLDMLAKTILVTTFLMAYFYLVDPFIAWYSGDIYERQFMRWQAMSQMGLIYWSLMPLNILLPATLVFRPLRRSKFWLMAVSLAIIAGMYLERVMIVTGSPAHDFMPHNWGHYFPSWVELTITAGSFGFFSLLFLIFSKLLPTMPIGDLKAALDESRVEAAPARAPLKPVEPVPGGIPGVMAVYDNPAALIEACSRALSSGYTRLEAFSPYKMPKLQEALGTTASPVRFWTLAGALAGFAGGWALALGASLVNNLLVGGKGPFAYVPFWIPGVEMLILFGCLSNLAAVLYYAKLYRLRPIPRYDRRFSRDRFGLFIAAAGAQSEEVRDFLAGSGAEEVHVHH, encoded by the coding sequence ATGAGCGGCCTTACCCTGCGGGACGTCAACCGGGACACCCTCGAAGCCAGCCGCGCTCCGAAGCGGCGCAGCTATTGGCTGGCCCTGGCTCTCACCGCCGCTTCCTTCATCGGGCTGCTCGCCTCCCTGCTTTACCAGGCCAAGACGGGCATGGGCGTCACGGGCCTGAAGGAGCCCGTGAACTGGGGCCTGTACATCGGCAATTTCGTGTTCTGGGTCGGCATAGCCCACTCGGGCACGCTGATCTCGGCCATTCTCTTCCTGCTCAGGGCCCGCTGGCGCGATTCGGTCTCGCGCTCGGCCGAGGCCATGACCGTCTTCGCGGTCATGACGGCGGGCCTCTTCCCGCTGATCCACCTGGGGCGTATCTGGCGGTTCTATTACATCATCCCCTACCCGAGCCAACGTCAGCTCTGGCCCAACTTCGTGAGCCCCCTCATCTGGGACGAACTGGCCGTGGGCACCTACCTCATCGTGAGCACCATCTTCTTCGCGGTGGGCCTCATACCGGACGTGGCCGCGGCCAGGGACTGGTCCGAGGAGCACAGGGGGCCGCTGCACTGGAAGACCCGGTTGTTTTCCGCCATGGCATTGGGCTGGTCCGGGGCGGCCAGCCAGTGGCGGCACTACGAGCGGTCGTACCTGTTCTTCGCGGCCCTGGCCACGCCCCTGGTGGTGTCGGTGCATTCGGTGGTCTCCTGGGACTTCGCCATGGGCATCCTGACCGGCTGGCACACCACCATCTACGCCCCCTATTTCGTGAGCGGCGCGGTGCACTCGGGGCTGGCCATGGTCCTGCTGCTGGTGATCCCCATGCGCCGGATCCTGAAGCTCGAACGCCTCGTCCAGGACAAACACCTGGACATGTTGGCCAAGACCATCCTCGTGACCACCTTCCTCATGGCCTACTTCTACCTGGTCGACCCTTTCATCGCCTGGTACAGCGGCGACATCTACGAGCGGCAATTCATGCGCTGGCAGGCCATGAGCCAGATGGGGCTGATCTACTGGTCGCTCATGCCGCTCAACATCCTGCTGCCCGCGACCTTGGTCTTCCGCCCCCTGCGCCGCAGCAAATTCTGGCTCATGGCCGTCTCACTGGCCATAATCGCCGGGATGTACCTCGAACGGGTCATGATCGTCACCGGCTCCCCGGCCCACGACTTCATGCCCCACAACTGGGGCCACTACTTCCCCTCCTGGGTGGAGCTTACCATCACTGCCGGGTCGTTCGGATTCTTCTCCCTGCTGTTCCTGATCTTCTCCAAGCTCCTGCCGACGATGCCCATCGGCGACCTCAAGGCCGCGCTCGACGAAAGCCGGGTGGAGGCAGCGCCCGCCAGGGCGCCCCTCAAGCCGGTGGAGCCGGTGCCAGGCGGCATCCCCGGCGTCATGGCCGTCTACGACAACCCGGCGGCCCTGATCGAGGCCTGCTCCAGGGCGCTCTCGTCGGGTTACACACGTTTGGAGGCCTTCTCCCCCTACAAGATGCCGAAGCTCCAGGAGGCGCTGGGCACAACCGCGAGCCCCGTGCGGTTCTGGACCCTGGCGGGCGCGCTGGCTGGCTTCGCCGGGGGCTGGGCCCTGGCCCTGGGCGCGTCGCTGGTCAACAACCTGCTCGTGGGCGGCAAGGGGCCCTTCGCGTACGTCCCCTTCTGGATTCCCGGGGTGGAGATGCTCATCCTCTTCGGCTGCCTTTCGAACCTGGCGGCCGTGCTCTACTACGCCAAGCTGTACCGCTTGCGCCCGATTCCCCGTTACGACAGGCGCTTCAGCCGCGACCGGTTCGGGCTGTTCATAGCCGCGGCCGGAGCTCAAAGCGAGGAAGTGCGGGACTTTCTGGCAGGCAGCGGCGCGGAGGAAGTCCATGTCCACCACTAG
- a CDS encoding cytochrome c3 family protein, protein MSAGQQPKTCPQRRNRPWGVFLSITAIALFGLTWWGYRGIPEAPLGPIQPLPFSHRVHAGVKTLSCLMCHNTVQASAHAGIPPVETCMLCHSRIIITYPDIQALRAHYYDRIPLLWNRVNILSDFVKFNHSQHINRSVDCGHCHGDVKSMDRIKPPQEFRMGFCMTCHKAYNATHDCFTCHR, encoded by the coding sequence ATGAGCGCGGGACAACAGCCGAAAACCTGCCCGCAACGCCGCAACCGGCCATGGGGAGTGTTTCTCTCAATTACGGCCATCGCGCTCTTCGGGCTGACATGGTGGGGTTACCGGGGCATCCCGGAGGCTCCGTTGGGGCCGATCCAGCCGCTGCCGTTCAGCCACAGGGTTCACGCCGGGGTCAAGACGCTGAGCTGCCTGATGTGCCACAACACGGTCCAGGCTTCGGCTCACGCGGGCATCCCGCCGGTGGAGACGTGCATGCTGTGCCACTCCCGCATCATCATCACCTATCCCGACATTCAGGCCCTCCGGGCGCACTACTATGACCGGATTCCCCTGCTGTGGAACAGGGTCAACATCCTGTCGGACTTCGTCAAATTCAATCATTCCCAGCACATCAACCGTAGCGTGGACTGCGGGCATTGCCACGGCGACGTCAAGAGCATGGACAGGATCAAGCCGCCCCAGGAATTCAGGATGGGCTTCTGCATGACCTGCCACAAGGCCTACAACGCAACCCACGACTGCTTCACATGCCACCGGTAG
- a CDS encoding cbb3-type cytochrome c oxidase subunit II produces MKMTPMLLFLGGLSVFWAAVLTMVFMPVAMMRSSPSDIWRPMTAEEKEGLKLFVGNGCSYCHTQFIRNLDWGLGAERISQNGDYHDIEPAIMGTERTGPDLAQEGGEHPYDWHLAHFTNPRHTSPVSVMPSWEFLGEENIGKLTAYVQFAGMKNADYRVARQKYWKEVSRAAYAQGVDRNIEWLHSHVPETWRMMPNPYAATQAGLERGKKMFQQFCIGCHGPIGDGTGPAAPYLNPRPLNFTVLRRHLVEERYIGGILYFQIMNGVTGTAMPYFKRALESEKIWDLANYVAVSFMGYTDAGIGPKGIDAAYEPAWENNFEPPDKLGFSHGKGVGRQPTGPDASGQDGR; encoded by the coding sequence ATGAAAATGACCCCTATGCTCCTCTTCCTCGGGGGGCTGAGCGTGTTCTGGGCCGCCGTGCTGACCATGGTCTTCATGCCTGTCGCCATGATGCGCTCCTCACCCTCGGACATCTGGCGGCCCATGACCGCCGAGGAGAAGGAGGGGCTGAAGCTCTTCGTGGGCAACGGGTGCAGCTATTGCCATACGCAATTCATCCGCAACCTGGATTGGGGCCTCGGCGCAGAGCGCATATCCCAGAACGGCGACTACCACGATATCGAGCCAGCCATCATGGGGACCGAGCGCACCGGCCCCGACCTGGCCCAGGAGGGCGGCGAGCACCCCTACGACTGGCACCTGGCGCACTTCACCAATCCCCGCCACACCAGCCCGGTTTCGGTCATGCCATCATGGGAGTTCCTGGGAGAGGAGAACATCGGCAAGCTGACGGCCTACGTGCAGTTCGCGGGCATGAAGAACGCGGACTACAGGGTGGCCCGGCAGAAGTACTGGAAGGAGGTGAGCCGCGCGGCCTACGCCCAGGGGGTGGACCGTAACATCGAATGGCTGCACTCCCATGTGCCCGAGACCTGGCGCATGATGCCGAATCCCTATGCGGCCACCCAGGCGGGCCTGGAACGCGGAAAGAAGATGTTCCAGCAATTCTGCATCGGTTGCCACGGGCCCATCGGCGACGGCACTGGCCCAGCCGCGCCCTACCTGAATCCGCGCCCCCTCAACTTCACCGTGCTGCGCCGCCACCTGGTGGAGGAGCGCTACATCGGGGGAATCTTGTATTTCCAGATCATGAACGGGGTCACGGGCACGGCCATGCCCTACTTCAAACGCGCCCTGGAGTCGGAGAAAATCTGGGATCTGGCCAACTATGTGGCCGTCTCCTTCATGGGCTACACCGACGCGGGCATAGGCCCCAAGGGCATCGACGCGGCGTACGAACCTGCCTGGGAGAACAATTTCGAACCGCCCGACAAACTGGGCTTCAGCCACGGCAAGGGCGTCGGCAGACAGCCCACAGGCCCGGATGCCTCCGGCCAGGACGGGAGGTAA
- a CDS encoding transketolase → MNTDPLRELARLVRYYILTSSTRAGSGHPSSSLSATELMCCLLFGGVLRYDPERPGLPNNDRLIFSKGHASPLFYALWATAGRLTEDDLSRMRTFDSPLQGHPVASTPFAEAATGSLGQGLSIGVGMALNAKYVDKLPYRTFVLLGDSEMAEGSQYEALQSAAHYNLDNLVGVLDVNRLGQRGQTMYGHDLQAYAARVGAFGWETILVQDGHDPAQVLEAYGRAVSAGRPAMIIARTLKGKGVSVMEDKEGWHGKTLAPDQLDAALAEIGPVDKSLRGVIAPPEDLAPTKEASAAVAQPSYPPGKAVSTRKAYGNALARLIPGHPEMVVLDAEVSNSTYAESVKAVRPERFFEMYVAEQNMVGAALGLSRRGKKPCVSTFAAFFTRACDQIRMSRYSDADILYCGSHAGVSIGEDGPSQMGLEDLAMFRAILGSVVLYPSDAMSAERLVEAALEHRGITYLRTTRGDTPILYGPEERFPIGGSKVLRQSGKDAATIVAAGITLHEALAAEEILAGRGVAVRVIDCYSVKPLDTAALEQAASQTGLLVIVEDHHAQGGLGEAVCAALAGSGTKVVTLAVRRMPRSGKPAQLLEYEGISREAIVAAVTSNL, encoded by the coding sequence ATGAATACCGATCCCCTGCGGGAACTTGCCAGGCTCGTCCGCTACTACATTCTCACATCGAGCACCCGGGCCGGTTCCGGCCACCCCAGCTCCTCGCTCTCGGCCACGGAGCTCATGTGCTGCCTGCTGTTCGGAGGGGTGCTGCGCTACGATCCCGAACGCCCGGGCCTGCCCAACAACGACCGGCTGATCTTCTCCAAGGGCCACGCCTCGCCCCTGTTCTACGCGCTGTGGGCCACGGCCGGACGCCTCACGGAGGACGACCTCTCGCGCATGCGCACCTTCGACAGCCCCCTGCAAGGCCACCCCGTGGCCTCGACGCCCTTCGCCGAAGCCGCCACCGGGTCGCTGGGCCAAGGGCTGTCCATCGGCGTGGGCATGGCCCTGAACGCCAAATACGTGGACAAGCTGCCCTACCGGACCTTCGTGCTCCTGGGCGACAGCGAGATGGCCGAAGGCTCCCAGTACGAGGCCCTGCAGTCGGCGGCGCACTACAACCTGGACAACCTGGTGGGCGTCCTGGACGTGAACCGCCTGGGCCAGCGCGGCCAAACCATGTACGGGCACGACCTCCAGGCCTACGCGGCCCGGGTCGGAGCCTTCGGCTGGGAGACCATCCTGGTCCAGGACGGGCACGACCCCGCCCAGGTGCTCGAGGCCTACGGGCGAGCGGTATCCGCCGGGCGTCCGGCCATGATCATCGCCCGGACCCTCAAGGGCAAGGGCGTGTCCGTCATGGAGGACAAGGAAGGCTGGCACGGCAAGACCCTGGCCCCGGACCAGCTGGACGCGGCCCTGGCGGAGATCGGCCCGGTGGACAAATCGCTGCGCGGGGTGATCGCTCCCCCGGAAGACCTTGCGCCCACAAAAGAGGCCTCGGCGGCGGTGGCCCAGCCCTCGTACCCGCCGGGCAAGGCCGTCTCCACGCGCAAGGCCTACGGCAACGCCCTGGCCAGGCTCATCCCCGGTCACCCGGAGATGGTTGTCCTGGATGCGGAGGTCAGCAACTCCACCTACGCCGAGAGCGTCAAGGCCGTCCGGCCCGAGCGCTTCTTCGAGATGTACGTGGCTGAACAGAACATGGTGGGCGCGGCCCTGGGCCTGTCGCGGCGCGGCAAGAAGCCCTGCGTGTCCACCTTCGCGGCTTTCTTCACCCGCGCCTGTGACCAGATCCGCATGAGCCGCTACTCCGACGCGGACATCCTGTATTGCGGCTCCCACGCCGGGGTGTCCATCGGCGAGGACGGCCCCTCCCAGATGGGCCTGGAGGATCTGGCCATGTTCCGGGCCATCCTGGGCAGCGTGGTCCTCTACCCTTCGGACGCCATGAGCGCCGAACGCCTCGTGGAGGCCGCCCTGGAGCACCGGGGCATCACCTACCTGCGCACCACCCGTGGCGACACCCCGATCCTCTACGGGCCGGAGGAGCGCTTCCCCATCGGCGGCAGCAAGGTGCTGCGCCAGAGCGGCAAGGACGCGGCCACCATCGTGGCGGCGGGCATCACCCTGCACGAGGCCCTGGCGGCTGAAGAGATCCTTGCGGGGCGCGGCGTGGCGGTGCGCGTGATCGACTGCTACAGCGTCAAGCCCCTGGACACGGCGGCGCTGGAACAGGCGGCCAGCCAGACCGGGCTGCTGGTCATCGTGGAAGACCACCACGCCCAGGGCGGGTTGGGAGAGGCGGTCTGCGCCGCCCTTGCCGGGTCGGGGACGAAGGTCGTCACGCTCGCGGTGCGCAGGATGCCCCGCAGCGGCAAACCGGCCCAGCTTCTGGAATACGAGGGAATTTCCCGGGAGGCCATCGTCGCCGCCGTAACTTCCAATCTGTGA